A single genomic interval of Porphyromonas sp. oral taxon 275 harbors:
- a CDS encoding cation diffusion facilitator family transporter, with the protein MSHTISEEAAEAQHHEHGDELCPSQQHSHAHEAEHCHGHQHGPQHAGEHCPSQQHSHQHAGGQCPSLQQSHEHEAGQGHSHRHHGHGHHHHHHHHEAEGNIFLGFVLNLFFALVELIGGLYTGSVAILSDALHDFGDSCSLGVAWYLERLSKKGRDQNFSYGYKRFSLLGALLISIILLVGSIFVIAESIERIITPSEPHAGGMFVLSLFGLAVNGYAAWRMMGGSSLNERAMRLHLMEDVLGWVAVLVVSAVMYFVDLPILDPLLSLCITGWVLYNVYFNLRDNLRIFLQGVPEDVDSEELVEEVLRLEGVLSVHDVHLWTLNGEQHIGTLHLVYDCERLTKPRQLAELKEAVRQLATARLVSHLTIELDPKGCSCGLEQC; encoded by the coding sequence ATGAGCCACACGATCAGCGAAGAGGCCGCCGAGGCGCAGCATCACGAGCACGGGGACGAGCTTTGTCCTAGCCAGCAGCATAGCCACGCGCATGAGGCGGAGCACTGTCACGGGCACCAGCACGGTCCTCAGCACGCGGGCGAGCACTGTCCCAGCCAGCAGCATAGCCACCAGCACGCGGGCGGGCAGTGCCCTAGCCTGCAGCAGAGCCACGAGCATGAGGCAGGGCAGGGACACAGCCATCGTCATCACGGGCACGGCCATCACCACCATCACCATCATCACGAGGCGGAGGGGAATATCTTCCTGGGCTTCGTGCTGAACCTCTTCTTTGCCCTCGTGGAGCTCATCGGTGGGCTCTACACGGGGAGCGTGGCTATCCTATCGGATGCGCTGCACGACTTCGGTGACTCCTGTTCGCTGGGCGTAGCCTGGTATCTGGAGCGTCTCTCCAAGAAGGGTCGAGACCAGAACTTCAGCTACGGCTACAAGCGCTTCTCCCTGCTGGGCGCCTTGCTCATCTCCATCATCCTACTGGTGGGCTCGATCTTCGTCATCGCCGAGTCCATCGAGCGCATCATCACCCCGAGTGAGCCACACGCGGGGGGGATGTTCGTCCTCTCCCTCTTCGGCCTCGCGGTCAATGGCTATGCGGCCTGGCGTATGATGGGCGGTAGCTCGCTCAACGAGCGTGCCATGCGCTTGCATCTGATGGAGGACGTGCTGGGCTGGGTGGCGGTACTCGTCGTCAGCGCCGTCATGTACTTCGTCGACCTGCCCATCCTTGACCCCCTCCTCTCGCTCTGCATCACGGGCTGGGTACTGTACAATGTGTACTTCAATCTCAGGGACAACCTCCGCATCTTCCTCCAAGGGGTGCCCGAGGACGTCGATAGCGAGGAGCTCGTCGAGGAGGTGCTGCGCCTGGAGGGCGTGCTGTCCGTGCACGACGTGCACCTCTGGACGCTCAACGGCGAGCAGCACATCGGCACGCTACACCTCGTCTACGACTGCGAGCGCCTGACCAAGCCGCGCCAGCTCGCCGAGCTCAAGGAGGCCGTGCGCCAGCTGGCGACGGCGCGCCTAGTGAGCCACCTGACGATCGAGCTCGACCCCAAGGGCTGCAGCTGCGGCCTGGAGCAGTGCTGA
- a CDS encoding thioredoxin domain-containing protein has translation MKRTILAFGLAALSLVSASACTAQASSTEQKAKPEAQAGQPAEAKKELVKHIDAAFMRANIYDYKANPTKFVFKGKRPAVVDFYATWCGPCRSLGPKLEAVAKKYEGKIDFYKVDVDKNAELSQIFRVQSIPMVLFIPMEGIPTQTLGNLSPEEIQQSLDLIYKAAK, from the coding sequence ATGAAAAGAACGATCCTAGCATTCGGGCTCGCTGCCCTCAGCCTGGTGAGCGCCTCGGCCTGCACGGCTCAGGCCTCCAGCACGGAGCAGAAGGCGAAGCCCGAGGCGCAGGCTGGCCAGCCTGCCGAGGCCAAGAAGGAGCTCGTCAAGCACATTGACGCCGCCTTCATGCGCGCCAACATATACGACTATAAGGCTAATCCCACGAAGTTCGTCTTCAAGGGCAAGCGCCCCGCCGTCGTGGACTTCTACGCTACCTGGTGCGGCCCCTGCCGTAGCCTCGGCCCTAAGCTCGAGGCCGTAGCCAAGAAGTACGAGGGCAAGATCGACTTCTATAAGGTCGACGTGGATAAGAATGCCGAGCTCTCCCAGATCTTCCGCGTGCAGAGCATCCCCATGGTGCTCTTCATCCCTATGGAGGGTATCCCGACGCAGACGCTCGGTAACCTCAGCCCCGAGGAGATCCAGCAGAGCCTCGACCTCATCTATAAGGCGGCTAAGTAG
- a CDS encoding transporter substrate-binding domain-containing protein: MTLPKLTPRLLGYLLALLLALGLMYYLRPSAGTSQASEEAIAQRDWPEIQREGVLRILSAYTDGAIEIKDGLRTGAIYELARQLSDRSGLRVEVVLENDWTRALAALRRGEVDLIARPLAHTSEVDTLSFRPWRAHSAAPLYLVQRRDSAQLIRQQLALGGKTLVLPEGSPYTLFVQHLSEEIGEPIHLSYDSLYPSEQLAMRVAAGSIDYTLATGREAERYRQILPELDCSLPLSYTIREAWLLRRDAPQLADSLSRWLP, encoded by the coding sequence ATGACGCTCCCCAAGCTCACTCCACGCCTCCTCGGCTACCTCCTGGCGCTGCTGCTGGCCCTCGGACTGATGTACTACCTGCGTCCCAGCGCGGGCACTAGCCAAGCCAGCGAGGAGGCCATAGCGCAGCGCGACTGGCCCGAGATCCAGCGCGAGGGCGTACTGCGCATCCTCTCGGCCTATACAGACGGCGCCATCGAGATCAAGGACGGCCTGCGTACGGGGGCGATCTACGAGCTCGCTAGACAGCTCTCCGACCGCAGCGGCCTCCGCGTGGAGGTCGTCCTGGAGAACGACTGGACGCGCGCCCTCGCGGCACTACGCCGCGGCGAGGTCGACCTCATAGCGCGTCCACTGGCCCATACCTCCGAGGTCGACACCCTCTCCTTCCGTCCCTGGCGTGCCCACAGCGCCGCGCCCCTGTACCTGGTGCAGCGCCGCGACAGCGCCCAGCTGATCCGCCAGCAGCTGGCCCTCGGCGGCAAGACCCTTGTCCTGCCCGAGGGCTCGCCCTACACGCTCTTCGTCCAGCACCTGAGCGAGGAGATCGGCGAGCCCATACACCTCAGCTACGACTCCCTCTACCCGAGCGAACAGCTCGCGATGCGTGTGGCTGCGGGCAGCATAGACTATACGCTGGCTACAGGCCGCGAGGCGGAGCGCTATCGCCAGATCCTCCCCGAGCTCGACTGCAGCCTCCCACTGAGCTACACCATACGCGAGGCCTGGCTCCTGAGGCGTGACGCGCCGCAGCTGGCCGATAGCCTCAGCCGCTGGCTCCCCTAG
- a CDS encoding putative porin, whose protein sequence is MNPKLYLPLALLVLGLPAPALAQQPQSKALDPYAVREVETIPDEIKMVRGDKLRAYRLIPEVGRTARVQMPDTLTHYTYEYISPEYRSLGVSYQGNMSSLWQSKYFFARPQGVSDFFYVDGYHGMLYTPSQVRFYDTKTPFTLVRYQKNFATNEAEDVLAADFGVNLGRRLNLGVNFDYRNALGYYTYNRSKDARYRVFTSYRGDRYELYAYVANDYYKQEENGGITNADYINNPERYTNGRTRISAKDVPVLLDRNLHNLQRLGHAFLAQTYRFGSYQRRTVRVPAPSTPGMVVGSDSLQVDSLVFVPVAGLSLTNYYTKHSRQFKAESPSEAFTKAFGTPVVSHKVKAADGTETDLTMPNDSAQLATLRTTLALSLLEGFRPWVKFGLSAYLRQENNWADLPDRTTHRYQRERFSSTFVGGLIERREGEGLNFSARAELGVLGRDLGALRLEGDVRTAFRLLGRRFALEADGLLENGAPSFFAAHHHGTYGWWDKELEFTRRVELGARLHLASWGTSAELRTSSLQNYLYFDSKGETQQYGPLIQVLALRLRHASRWGMLNWELDAAYQKSSVESILPLPELSAAADVYLRFLVASVMRIDLGVKGYWHSSYHAPYYQPTTQQFALQTEGYVGGKTALVNAYANFRLKRARFFLEMYNVGEALFSNPRLSMHKYPYAPMHLQAGVVVDLNN, encoded by the coding sequence ATGAATCCCAAGCTATATCTACCCCTAGCGCTCCTGGTGCTAGGGCTCCCAGCGCCTGCACTGGCGCAGCAGCCCCAGTCCAAGGCCCTAGACCCCTACGCCGTACGGGAGGTCGAGACGATCCCCGACGAGATCAAGATGGTACGCGGTGACAAGCTCCGCGCCTACCGCCTCATCCCCGAGGTGGGACGCACCGCCCGCGTGCAGATGCCCGACACCCTGACGCACTACACCTACGAGTATATCAGTCCCGAGTACCGCAGCCTAGGGGTAAGCTATCAGGGGAATATGAGTTCGCTCTGGCAGAGCAAGTACTTCTTCGCCCGCCCGCAGGGCGTCAGCGACTTCTTCTACGTCGATGGCTACCACGGCATGCTCTACACGCCGAGCCAGGTGCGCTTCTACGACACCAAGACGCCCTTTACCCTCGTGCGCTATCAGAAGAACTTCGCCACCAACGAGGCCGAGGACGTGCTGGCAGCTGACTTCGGCGTCAACCTCGGTCGCAGGCTCAACCTCGGCGTGAACTTCGACTACCGCAACGCCCTCGGCTACTATACCTATAATAGGAGCAAGGACGCCCGCTACCGCGTCTTCACCAGCTACCGCGGTGACCGCTACGAGCTCTACGCCTACGTAGCCAACGACTACTACAAGCAGGAGGAGAACGGTGGGATCACCAATGCCGACTACATCAACAACCCCGAGCGCTATACCAACGGACGCACGCGCATCAGTGCCAAGGACGTCCCCGTGCTGCTGGATCGCAACCTGCACAACCTGCAGCGCCTCGGGCACGCCTTCCTCGCGCAGACCTACCGCTTCGGGAGCTACCAGCGCCGCACAGTACGCGTCCCCGCCCCCAGCACACCGGGGATGGTGGTCGGGAGCGACAGTCTGCAGGTGGACAGCCTCGTCTTCGTCCCCGTCGCAGGCCTCTCGCTGACCAACTACTACACCAAGCACAGCCGTCAGTTCAAGGCCGAGAGCCCTTCCGAAGCCTTCACCAAGGCCTTCGGCACGCCCGTCGTGTCGCACAAGGTAAAGGCTGCCGACGGCACGGAGACGGACCTGACGATGCCGAACGATAGTGCCCAGCTCGCCACGCTGCGCACCACGCTGGCGCTCTCGCTACTGGAGGGCTTCCGTCCCTGGGTCAAGTTCGGCCTCTCGGCCTACCTGAGGCAGGAGAACAACTGGGCTGATCTGCCCGACCGCACGACGCACCGCTACCAGCGCGAGCGCTTCTCCTCGACCTTCGTCGGCGGCCTCATCGAGCGCCGTGAGGGGGAGGGGCTCAACTTCTCGGCACGTGCCGAGCTGGGTGTCCTCGGCCGAGACCTCGGCGCGCTGCGACTCGAGGGGGATGTGCGTACCGCCTTCCGCCTCCTGGGACGCCGCTTTGCCCTCGAGGCTGACGGACTACTGGAGAACGGCGCCCCCTCCTTCTTCGCCGCGCACCACCACGGCACCTATGGCTGGTGGGACAAGGAGCTGGAGTTCACCCGCCGCGTAGAGCTCGGCGCCCGCCTGCACCTAGCCTCCTGGGGCACCAGCGCAGAGCTGCGCACCAGCTCGCTGCAGAACTATCTCTACTTCGACAGCAAGGGCGAGACGCAGCAGTACGGGCCCCTGATCCAGGTGCTAGCCCTGCGTCTACGCCACGCCAGCCGCTGGGGCATGCTGAACTGGGAGCTGGACGCCGCCTATCAGAAGAGCTCCGTAGAGAGCATCCTGCCCCTGCCCGAGCTCTCGGCGGCGGCGGATGTCTACCTGCGCTTCCTCGTAGCGAGCGTCATGCGCATTGACCTCGGGGTCAAGGGCTACTGGCACAGCAGCTACCACGCACCTTACTATCAGCCCACGACGCAGCAGTTCGCACTGCAGACCGAGGGCTATGTCGGGGGGAAGACCGCCCTGGTGAACGCCTATGCCAACTTCCGTCTCAAGCGCGCCCGCTTCTTCCTCGAGATGTACAACGTCGGCGAGGCGCTCTTCTCCAACCCACGCCTCTCCATGCACAAGTACCCCTACGCCCCCATGCACCTGCAGGCTGGCGTCGTCGTGGACCTTAATAACTAG
- a CDS encoding GTPase, which yields MNSSTTKQKLVIVLQGVYNSGKTTTLNLLIQLLQGVEAPSPLTKDRRVLISYQGKTVYVATPGDLEEVTEESVRHFQEKDYDILVTAARSRGKTHAPIKKYVLEHSVQVVWVEKRRVKERRDEVNRAQAQELKDRIDAFIKAHP from the coding sequence ATGAATTCAAGCACTACGAAGCAGAAGCTTGTAATTGTTCTCCAGGGAGTTTATAATTCCGGGAAGACAACGACGCTTAACCTTCTAATCCAGCTCTTGCAGGGGGTAGAAGCCCCTTCGCCTTTGACTAAGGATCGAAGGGTACTTATCTCTTACCAAGGTAAGACGGTTTATGTGGCTACCCCTGGGGATCTTGAAGAGGTGACAGAGGAGAGTGTTAGGCATTTTCAAGAGAAAGACTATGATATTCTTGTGACCGCGGCTCGGTCAAGGGGGAAGACGCATGCACCAATCAAAAAATATGTTCTGGAGCACAGTGTGCAGGTAGTATGGGTAGAGAAAAGAAGGGTCAAGGAGCGTAGAGACGAGGTAAACAGAGCGCAAGCACAGGAGCTCAAGGACAGAATAGATGCCTTTATCAAGGCGCACCCATAG
- a CDS encoding carboxylesterase family protein, whose product MKRESILALLGAACMVSAQAKPQAPLKFDASQRTKSSLTMPDGRIVHYTAYTKQYFVSQVEDSTYQYLNVFVPEGATEQTPIFVRTYIGGYMESAAGYPQAADASGRALAEGYVLVIPGSRGRRSTVKQGKQTLYTGRAPKGLLDLKAAVRYLRHFDRELPGDTEKIIIDGTSAGGAMSALVGATGNHPAYAPLLKAMGAAEERDDVFASVCFCPITDLEHADMAYEWLYGGTASRQALPEAQRQLAQELAAQFPAYLNSLGLARPDGRALTADNYRDYIKELLIESAQAAKDAGASIADTLGFSFSAQAAFQAPINGGVGQPPAPAGLPFAPRGMRRGAPQQGEYITGLDLEKYLNYVVTTQPLKGVPAFDSYQVDGAEASGENGLFGDARGSDANFTSWAAGKTGAKLSAELLERVRLMNPMGFIGDAQATNAPYWYLRHGARDRDTAFSIVINLAAQLRKHGRAVDFKLPWNRPHSGDYALNELFAWLKAITR is encoded by the coding sequence ATGAAGAGAGAAAGCATCCTAGCGCTGCTGGGCGCTGCCTGCATGGTCTCGGCGCAGGCCAAGCCTCAGGCCCCACTGAAATTCGACGCCAGTCAGCGCACTAAGTCCAGCCTGACGATGCCCGACGGGCGCATCGTGCACTATACGGCCTACACGAAGCAGTACTTCGTCTCCCAGGTGGAGGACTCCACCTATCAGTATCTCAACGTCTTCGTCCCCGAGGGGGCGACAGAGCAGACGCCCATCTTCGTCCGCACCTACATCGGCGGGTATATGGAGAGCGCGGCGGGCTATCCTCAGGCTGCCGATGCCAGCGGCCGCGCCTTGGCAGAGGGCTACGTCCTGGTCATCCCCGGGAGCCGCGGCCGTCGCTCTACCGTCAAGCAGGGGAAGCAGACCCTCTATACGGGGCGTGCACCCAAGGGGCTGCTCGACCTCAAGGCCGCCGTGCGCTACCTCCGCCACTTCGACCGAGAGCTCCCAGGAGACACGGAGAAGATCATCATCGACGGCACGAGCGCGGGAGGGGCGATGTCCGCCCTCGTAGGTGCCACGGGCAATCATCCTGCCTACGCTCCGCTCCTGAAGGCTATGGGCGCCGCCGAGGAGCGGGACGATGTCTTCGCCAGTGTCTGCTTCTGCCCCATTACCGACCTAGAGCATGCCGATATGGCCTACGAATGGCTCTACGGGGGGACGGCCAGCCGCCAGGCGTTGCCCGAGGCGCAGCGACAGCTAGCCCAGGAGCTGGCGGCACAGTTCCCCGCCTACCTCAACTCGCTGGGCCTAGCCAGACCCGACGGCAGGGCGCTGACCGCAGATAACTACCGAGACTACATCAAGGAGCTCCTCATCGAGAGCGCTCAGGCAGCGAAGGATGCTGGGGCGAGCATCGCCGATACGCTGGGCTTCAGCTTCTCGGCGCAGGCGGCCTTTCAGGCGCCGATCAATGGCGGTGTGGGGCAGCCCCCAGCTCCAGCGGGGCTACCGTTCGCCCCTCGGGGGATGCGTCGCGGTGCGCCTCAGCAAGGGGAGTACATCACGGGACTTGACCTAGAGAAGTACCTGAACTATGTCGTGACCACGCAGCCGCTCAAGGGCGTCCCCGCCTTCGATAGCTATCAGGTGGATGGCGCTGAGGCAAGCGGCGAGAATGGCCTCTTCGGCGACGCCCGCGGATCGGATGCCAACTTCACCTCATGGGCGGCAGGCAAGACGGGGGCTAAGCTCAGCGCCGAGCTCCTGGAGCGTGTGCGCCTGATGAACCCTATGGGCTTCATCGGGGATGCCCAGGCGACGAATGCCCCCTACTGGTATCTCCGCCATGGAGCTCGGGACCGAGACACGGCCTTCTCCATCGTGATCAACCTCGCGGCTCAGCTCCGTAAGCATGGGCGAGCCGTGGACTTCAAGCTCCCGTGGAACCGTCCCCACAGCGGCGACTATGCCCTGAACGAGCTCTTTGCCTGGCTCAAGGCCATCACCCGCTAA
- a CDS encoding Rossmann-like and DUF2520 domain-containing protein, which produces MEARSPEQPPRIVLLGAGRLASHLAHALLRHPEAGTLVQLYSRSRTSVERLASELAELYDTRGLARTTELTELLPEADIYLFVLSDDALPELWRQLEGLTCGLWVHCSGATPLERLLEHHTQGAVLYPLQTFSRERAAAGSYLPFYIEASDAESLAKVRQLAELLGDEVHEATSQQRLYLHLGAVLACNFSNYLVLEAERLLEREGLPPKALLPLLDELLMKLHTLPAREALTGPAARGDEATMQRHEQLLTGEPELQQLYRLLSERIQQRLRS; this is translated from the coding sequence ATGGAGGCACGAAGCCCAGAGCAGCCCCCGCGCATCGTCCTCCTCGGTGCGGGACGGCTGGCGAGCCACCTAGCGCACGCCCTGCTACGCCATCCCGAGGCAGGGACGCTCGTACAGCTCTACAGCCGTAGCCGCACCTCCGTGGAGCGCCTAGCCTCCGAGCTCGCCGAGCTGTACGACACGCGCGGGCTCGCCCGCACCACGGAGCTCACGGAGCTACTGCCCGAGGCGGATATCTACCTCTTCGTCCTGAGCGACGACGCCCTGCCCGAGCTGTGGCGTCAGCTCGAGGGGCTGACGTGTGGCCTATGGGTACACTGCTCGGGTGCTACCCCCCTGGAACGCCTCCTGGAGCACCACACTCAGGGCGCCGTGCTCTATCCGCTGCAGACCTTCAGCCGTGAGCGCGCCGCCGCGGGGAGCTACCTTCCCTTCTACATCGAGGCCAGTGACGCAGAGAGCCTAGCGAAGGTACGACAGCTCGCGGAGCTGCTGGGCGATGAAGTGCACGAGGCTACGAGCCAACAGCGCCTCTACCTCCACCTCGGTGCTGTGCTGGCCTGCAACTTCTCCAACTACCTCGTCCTCGAGGCCGAGCGCCTGCTGGAGCGTGAGGGACTACCGCCCAAGGCGCTGCTGCCGCTACTGGATGAGCTCCTCATGAAGCTGCACACGCTCCCCGCCCGCGAGGCCCTCACGGGGCCTGCCGCTCGGGGGGACGAGGCTACGATGCAGCGCCACGAGCAGCTCCTCACCGGCGAGCCCGAGCTGCAGCAGCTCTACCGCCTGCTCTCCGAGCGCATCCAGCAGCGCCTCCGCTCCTAG
- a CDS encoding nitroreductase family protein, with amino-acid sequence MDTKTSKASLPQEFTKRISDYLYKLLEEAEGKHRHGEGTDASYRSMIASLAGELLKESDEPAAALPLTPAKEAAPRLLPAIETRRSARRYVGTPLTGEEVQLLLEAALRAPSSKNKHTTQFVLVEDKATLEELSYMREGGAGFLRQVPLGIVVLGSPMECERWIADASLAAGFIQLQAEAMGLGSCWADAYGCYTGAGQESTEYVRNVLGIPYQLEVLCIIAVGHRERTPEPRPTESLKWEKIHIGRYVAPEEPSEVAEA; translated from the coding sequence ATGGATACGAAGACAAGCAAAGCAAGCCTACCCCAGGAGTTCACCAAGCGCATCTCCGACTACCTCTACAAGCTCCTCGAGGAGGCCGAGGGCAAGCACCGCCACGGCGAGGGCACCGATGCCAGCTACCGCAGCATGATCGCTAGCCTGGCTGGCGAGCTGCTCAAGGAGTCCGACGAGCCCGCTGCCGCCCTCCCGCTTACCCCAGCCAAGGAGGCCGCCCCCCGCCTGCTGCCCGCCATCGAGACGCGCCGCTCGGCCCGCCGCTATGTAGGCACGCCGCTCACGGGCGAAGAGGTACAGCTGCTACTAGAGGCCGCCCTACGCGCGCCCTCGTCCAAGAACAAGCACACCACACAGTTCGTCCTCGTCGAGGACAAGGCTACCCTCGAGGAGCTGAGCTACATGCGTGAGGGCGGTGCGGGCTTCCTGAGACAGGTGCCCCTGGGCATCGTCGTCCTCGGCTCGCCCATGGAGTGCGAGCGCTGGATCGCCGATGCCTCGCTGGCGGCAGGCTTCATCCAGCTGCAGGCCGAGGCTATGGGTCTAGGCAGCTGCTGGGCGGATGCCTACGGCTGCTACACGGGGGCGGGACAGGAGTCCACCGAGTATGTGCGCAATGTCCTCGGCATCCCCTACCAGCTCGAGGTGCTCTGCATCATCGCCGTCGGCCACCGCGAGCGCACCCCCGAGCCTCGTCCTACCGAGAGCCTCAAGTGGGAGAAGATACACATCGGCCGCTACGTAGCCCCCGAGGAGCCTAGCGAAGTCGCCGAAGCCTAG